A genomic segment from Nicotiana sylvestris chromosome 1, ASM39365v2, whole genome shotgun sequence encodes:
- the LOC138890367 gene encoding uncharacterized protein produces MVEIRNEAPYSEEINMGTDSVSTYFTKLKELWVEYDALVPSLGCDCPKSRDYIEHLQQHRLLQFFSGLNESYEQARRKIFIKTIEPSLNQAYAMSIEDESQRTQPFPPLTGKIDPMAMHVGRGQSYKGKKPYMQCKYCNMNGHLKENCYRLIGYLADFKAKKKFVVNNKIGNNVVDKKSHAVKGEVVGESAKGGYFFAEEQYNQIFGMLNGNKDVVVPQVNLAGYAASFMVDLGTTEWIVDSAASHHITASLNTLTDVSELNFKEEVHLPNRAKSNITHIGIVEFLESMRAKDVLYVSNFRYNLLSVSKLTKSFSCVALFFPDFCIFQDFFTGKVRGIGKEQGGLYILRQRNNQNSVKNLLKNAVVQGKIIDSGLWDRRLGHASIKTKKHMSFLQDKVLNVVTNKDCSICPLAKQNMLMFPTCHTFSEKPLELIHMDVWIIIGHLLMIENIVSLL; encoded by the exons ATGGTTGAGATAAGAAATGAAGCTCCATACAGCGAGGAAatcaacatg GGGACTGACTCAGTATCAACCTATTTCACCAAACTGAAGGAACTTTGGGTAGAGTATGATGCTCTTGTTCCTTCTCTTGGTTGTGACTGTCCTAAGTCGAGGGACTACATTGAGCATTTGCAGCAACATAGATTGCTTCAATTTTTCAGTGGTTTAAATGAGTCATATGAGCAGGCTCGCAGAAAAATATTTATAAAGACAATAGAACCCAGCTTGAATCAAGCATATGCTATGAGTATAGAGGATGAGAGTCAAAGGACACAACCTTTTCCACCTTTGACAGGGAAGATTGATCCCATGGCTATGCATGTAGGCCGTGGACAATCGTATAAAGGAAAGAAGCCTTATATGCAATGTAAGTATTGTAATATGAATGGGCATTTGAAGGAGAATTGTTATAGGTTGATTGGTTACCTGGCTGACTTTAaggcaaagaagaagtttgttGTTAATAATAAAATTGGGAACAATGTGGTAGACAAGAAGTCTCATGCAGTGAAAGGTGAGGTTGTTGGTGAATCTGCAAAAGGTGGATATTTCTTTGCAGAAGAGCAGTACAATCAGATCTTTGGCATGCTGAATGGGAACAAGGATGTTGTTGTACCTCAAGTCAATTTGGCAGGTTATGCCGCATCTTTTATGGTAGACTTAGGCACTACTGAGTGGATTGTAGATTCTGCTGCCTCTCACCATATTACTGCCTCACTTAACACATTAACAGATGTTAGTGAattgaattttaaagaagaagtTCATTTACCTAATAGAGCTAAATCAAATATAACACACATAGGAATTGTTGAATTCCTTGAAAGTATGAGGGCTAAAGATGTGCTATATGTTTCAAATTTCAGATACAATCTATTGTCTGTATCCAAACTGACCAAAAGTTTCTCTTGTGTTGCCCTATTTTTTCctgatttctgcatttttcagGACTTCTTCACTGGCAAGGTGAGGGGGATTGGTAAAGAGCAAGGAGGTCTATACATTTTGAGGCAAAGGAACAATCAAAACAGTGTGAAAAATCTATTGAAGAATGCAGTAGTACAAGGAAAAATAATAGACAGTGGTCTTTGGGATCGAAGGCTGGGGCATGCTTCAATCAAGACTAAGAAGCACATGTCATTCTTACAGGATAAAGTTTTAAATGTAGTTACTAATAAAGATTGTTCTATTTGCCCACTAGCTAAGCAAAACATGTTAATGTTTCCTACTTGTCATACTTTTAGTGAAAAGCCTTTAGAACTGATTCACATGGATGTATGGATCATTATAGGACACCTACTCATGATAGAAAACATTGTTTCCTTACTATAG